From the Calderihabitans maritimus genome, the window CTAAACGGGCAGAACCCAAGGTAGTCGCATATAAGGACAATGCTACCAGAGCACCCAGGCTGCCCAGGATAAACACTACTTTTCTGGCGGTGAACTTGGTGTATAACTCCTTTATTGCAGGAACTTCAATTTCCTTGACTTCCGTTGCCATAGGCTTGTCTCCTTTTATTTAAGTTCCGGATATATAAAAGCCCCTTTTACTTTTTCATATTCCACTCCCAGATATTTTTCCAGGTGTTCCCTGAGATACTCCTCCAGATCGAGGTCTTTGAAAAGCTCAGGGTAAAACACCTTCGCTAAGAAGCAAGCCCCAATGTTCTTAAAGGCTCCACCCCAAAGCGAGTGAGCAAAGGTGTAAACTCTCCCTTCTTTTACTGCTTTGATCTCACCAAATCCCGGTCTTTCTTTTAAGCTCTCGGTTGCTTCCTGAAGAGGCTGAAGATCAGGATTCCCAAAACCACTATGTTTATAAAGATCCCTAACTATCACATCGGGATTTTGTTGAATTACCCACTCAGGGTCAACCTCGGGATAACCTCCAACAAGACCACGGGCAATATTGATACCTCCAACCATTTCTATCAACTGGTGGTATCCTGAGCCTTGAGAACAGGTATGATATGGTTTTGATCCGTGCTCATAATAAACACGGACTCTTTCTTCTTCTTTCAAATCTTTTACTTTTTCCTCGATCGCCCTGATCTTGCTGAACCAAAATTCAGCGTATTCTTCTGCCTCTTTCTCCTTTCCAAAAATTCTTCCCAACAACTTGATCTCTCTTTCCATTGTCTCCGGATTGTAAAGGTCGAGACGCACCACTTTTATTTCATCGGGAAGTTTTCTCTCCAGTTTCTCCGGATCCGGCCATTTCACATAAGTGAACACTACTTGCGGCTTTAACTCAA encodes:
- a CDS encoding ABC transporter substrate-binding protein, with product MKGQKIVPLIMLALIFILLASFSFSCAPVEEEEASSKIVTITDSAGRTVEIPQPLERIVVLSSDHAVALKCIGVSPNEVVGISKYIADDEPILPEISKKPQVGSSFEPNLEKIVELKPQVVFTYVKWPDPEKLERKLPDEIKVVRLDLYNPETMEREIKLLGRIFGKEKEAEEYAEFWFSKIRAIEEKVKDLKEEERVRVYYEHGSKPYHTCSQGSGYHQLIEMVGGINIARGLVGGYPEVDPEWVIQQNPDVIVRDLYKHSGFGNPDLQPLQEATESLKERPGFGEIKAVKEGRVYTFAHSLWGGAFKNIGACFLAKVFYPELFKDLDLEEYLREHLEKYLGVEYEKVKGAFIYPELK